One Phoenix dactylifera cultivar Barhee BC4 chromosome 8, palm_55x_up_171113_PBpolish2nd_filt_p, whole genome shotgun sequence genomic window carries:
- the LOC103702555 gene encoding rac-like GTP-binding protein 2, producing MSAPKFIKCVTVGDGAVGKTCMLICYTSNKFPTDYIPTVFDNFSANVAVDGRTVNLGLWDTAGQEDYSRLRPLSYRGADIFILAFSLISRASYENVLKKWMPELRRFAPNVPTILVGTKLDLREDKGYLADHPGASLITYAQGEELRKQIGAAAYVECSSKTQQNIKAIFDTAIKVVLQPPRRKDMAKKKTRRNSGYSMRRFMCGSACVA from the exons ATGAGTGCCCCAAAGTTTATAAAATGTGTGACTGTTGGAGATGGAGCTGTTGGGAAGACCTGCATGCTCATCTGCTACACCAGCAACAAGTTCCCAACT GATTATATTCCCACTGTGTTTGACAACTTCAGTGCTAACGTTGCTGTGGATGGGAGGACTGTCAACTTGGGACTGTGGGACACTGCAG GCCAAGAAGATTACAGCAGATTGAGGCCGCTGAGTTACAGAGGAGCAGACATATTTATTCTGGCTTTCTCTTTAATCAGCAGGGCAAGCTATGAGAATGTTCTTAAGAAG TGGATGCCTGAACTTCGTCGCTTTGCACCCAATGTTCCAACTATTCTAGTTGGAACCAAGTTAG ATCTACGTGAAGATAAAGGATATCTTGCTGATCATCCAGGTGCATCTTTGATTACATATGCACAA GGGGAAGAACTTAGAAAACAGATAGGTGCAGCAGCATACGTTGAATGCAGCTCAAAGACGCAACAG AACATCAAGGCTATTTTTGACACTGCAATCAAGGTGGTTCTTCAACCGCCACGAAGGAAGGACATGGCGAAGAAGAAAACCAGAAGAAACTCTGGTTACTCAATGAG gagaTTCATGTGTGGTAGTGCATGTGTTGCGTAG
- the LOC103702558 gene encoding protein PLANT CADMIUM RESISTANCE 7-like, giving the protein MGRPQPSNAQPTAMEPGYGGEARHAMGSPVPFPPTPMPNNDAPQHPPMAMGNTPAPYPPPATMPQHPPVATGTPVSFPPAGRWPAAAPQQMNGGGSPYPLKVGKPWTSGLFDCDQNSTNAVLTAFFPCVTFGQIAEILDEGQTSCTLGSFMHGLLLPVLACSILGTSYRQKLRLKYNLVQAPAEDWSVHLFCPCCALCQEYRELQNRGIDPSIGWMGYLAQQQEASMVPPAVHSMNQ; this is encoded by the exons ATGGGTAGACCTCAGCCTAGTAATGCCCAGCCTACAGCCATGGAGCCTGGCTATGGCGGCGAGGCTCGGCATGCTATGGGCTCTCCGGTGCCCTTCCCTCCAACTCCGATGCCAAACAATGATGCTCCGCAGCACCCGCCGATGGCCATGGGTAACACTCCAGCACCATATCCTCCACCAGCTACCATGCCACAGCATCCTCCAGTTGCCACCGGTACCCCGGTGTCATTCCCTCCGGCAGGGCGATGGCCTGCCGCCGCACCCCAACAGATGAATGGTGGTGGCTCCCCGTATCCTTTGAAGGTCGGGAAACCATGGACGTCGGGTCTTTTCGACTGCGACCAGAATTCAACTAATG CTGTGCTGACCGCCTTCTTCCCTTGTGTCACGTTCGGGCAGATTGCTGAGATTTTGGACGAGGGGCAAACCA GTTGCACTCTGGGCAGTTTCATGCATGGTTTGCTGTTACCAGTTCTCGCCTGCTCCATCTTGGGCACCAGTTACAGGCAAAAGCTAAGACTCAAATACAACCTGGTCCAGGCTCCAGCAGAGGATTGGAGCGTCCATCTCTTTTGCCCATGCTGTGCCCTTTGCCAGGAATACAGGGAGCTCCAAAACAGAGGAATTGACCCTTCAATAG GTTGGATGGGTTACCTTGCTCAGCAACAAGAAGCAAGCATGGTCCCTCCCGCGGTGCACTCCATGAATCAGTGA